The window ACAAAGGAGTGTCCGCAGTCGGTGCAGCGCCAGCGGGTGGTGCCTTTGCTGGTGGTGCCGTTTTTCTTGGTGGTGTGGCTGCATACGGGGCAGCGGGGTCGGTTTGTGGTCACCGCTTACAGCCAATCGAGCGGGCCTAGCAGAAGGCGGCACCGGGGTGGGTTAACGTGCGGGAAATAGCTGTTCGGGAGCTATTAAACCCCGGTTTAGTGGCACTGTGCTGGGGCTACGCAGAGTCACGGACACACTTTTTAGTGCTTAACCCAGCAGTCCTGTCCTGCTCTTATCCGTGAGGTGCCGAGAGGGCATCAGGTGGGTCCTGTGCGGGAAAGTTACGGGACAACTCCTGCCGTACACGCGGCGGGTTGTCCGGGGGCGGGCTGGGCAGGTTCGAGAGGACATGGTCGAGAGGGGAGTGGTCTCGACCTTGGTGGGCCCGGGGCGGGGTCGTCTCGACGATGTGGTCTCGACGTTGTGTCAGGGGACGAGGCGGCGGCGTCGAGAAGCAATCTGTAACTGGAATCACAAACTGCCAATCCTGCGATGGCCGTCACTGCTAAGGTGAATAAAAAACGAGTCGACTCATCTCTTCGGTCACTCATCAACCACCTGAGATCAGCACTGACGGAGGACATCATGGCCATCCACCACCGGATCGTCATCATCGGCGGCGGCAACGCCGGCATCAGCGTCGCAGCACGGCTGCGCATCAAGGGGCAGGACGACATCGCCGTCATCGAGCCCAGCGACAAGCACTACTACCAGCCGCTCTGGACCATGATCGGCGGCGGTCAGGGCAACATCAAGAGCACCGAGCGCCCGCAGGCAAGTGTCATGCCGCAGGGCGTGGCGTGGATCAAGGGCGCCGCGGAGGGCGTGGACCCGGAGAAGAACGAGGTGCGCCTCAGCGACGGCACCGTGGTGTCCTACGACTACCTCGTGGTGTGCCCGGGCATCCAGCTGGACTGGGACAAGACGCCGGGACTGCCGGAAGCGCTGAAAACGCCGAATGTGTCCAGCAACTACCGTTTCGATCTCGCCCCGAAGACCTGGCAGATGATCAAGCACATGAAGCAGGGCACGGCCGTGTTCACCATGCCGACCGACCCGATCAAGTGCGGCGGCGCCCCGCAGAAGATCGCCTACCTGGCGGCGGACCACTGGCGGAAGGAGGGCGTGCTCGATGACATCCACGTGATCCTCGTGCTGCCGTCACCGGGCATGTTCGGTGTGAAAGTGTTCTCGGATGAGCTGGAGAAGGTGGCCGCGAAGTACGGCATCGACGTGCGTTTCAACTCCGAGCTCACGGAGGTGGACGGCGCGACGCAGACGGCGACCATCCGCGACAACTCCAGCGGCGAGTCGGAGGACATCCACTACGACATCATGCACGTGGTGCCGAAGCAGTCCGCGCCGGACTGGGTGAAGAACAGCCCGCTGGCCGACCCGGACAACCCGCTGGGGTACGTCAAGGTGGACAAGCACACGCTGCAGCACACGGAGTACCCGAACGTGTTCTCGCTGGGTGACGCCTCGAGTGCGCCGAACTCGAAGACGGGTGCGGCGATCCGTAAGCAGGCGCCGGTGCTGGTGAAGAACCTGCTGGCGGCGATGGAGGGCCGCGCGCTGTCCCCGACGTACGAGGGCTACGCCTCGTGTCCGCTGGTCACGTCGCAGCGTTCGGTGCTGCTGGCGGAGTTCAACTACAAGATGGAGCCGACGCCGTCGATCCCGGTGATCGACACGACGAAGCCGCGTTTCGACATGTGGGTGCTCAAGCGTTACGGACTGCCGTTCATGTACTGGAACCTCATTCTCAAGGGTCGCGCCTGACGGCGACGTTTTCAATAAGGTTTCAATAAGTTAGTCTGTGGTCATGGCACACGATCATGACCACGGACACGCGCCCCTGCGCGCACTCGGCGTCGCGGCCGCCATCACCGGCACCATCTTCACCGCCGAACTCGTCGGCGGCCTCGTCTCCGGCTCCCTCGCGCTGCTCTCGGACGCCATGCACATGCTTTCCGACGCCGCCGGCCTCCTCATCGCCCTCCTCGCGGCGCTGGTGGGGAAGAGGGCGGCGTCGGCAAGCGCGACGTTCGGGTACCGCCGCGTCGAGGTCCTCGCGGCGCTGTTCAACGCCGTCGCTGTGACGGGCGTGGTGGTGTGGATCCTCGTGCAGGCGATCGGGCGCCTCGGCGGGCACCACGACATCGACACCACGATGATGCTCGGCGTCGCCGTCGTGGGTCTGGTGGCCAACGCGGCCTCGGCGTGGGTGCTCTCGCGCCACGGAGGGGACGACCTCAACGTCCGCGGTGCCCTGCTCCACGTCCTGGCGGACCTGCTCGGTTCGGTGGCGGTCATCATCGCCGGCCTGGTCATCCGGTGGACCGGCTGGGCACCGGCGGACACGATCGCCTCCCTGGCCATCGTCGCCTTCGTCCTGCCGCGCTCACTCGGCCTGCTGTGGCAGACACTGGGGGTGCTCATGGAGAGGGCGCCGCGGGGCGTCGATACGCGGGAGGTGGAACGGGTGCTCGCCGGGCTGCCGGGGGTCACCGACGTCCACGACCTGCACGTGTGGTCCATGGACGGCGTCACGCCGCTGGCCACGGCCCATCTCGTCGTCGACGAAGCGTGCGTGCCGGCAGGGGAGTGCGGGGTGCTCGGGGCGGCCCAGGCGGCGCTGCGGGAACTGCACATCGAGCACTCGACGATCCAGCTCGAGCACCCGGGGCACGTCGAGCACGAGGCGGTGTGCCGGGGTCAGTAGTGGGAGAAGGCCACTTCGGCGATCCCGTACTCAACGACCGCGTAATCCCCGGTCTCAGTGGCGGTGAACTGCAGGCCCCGACCATGCTCGCGATCCACCGCCAACAACCCCGGGACCTTGTCGAGAGCGTCAGCGATGCGCGCCGTCATCTCCGGTGACAGACGAGGAGGATCTCCCCTCACCCGGAATCTCGACGACCGTCTCGAAGTCCTGGAACTCGAAGCTCACATCTCCTCGATGTCGTACCGCGAGATCTCCGCGGCGGGGACGGTGTGCGCGTCACCCTGCAGGTCCACGCACTCGAAGGCGGCCTCCGGGTCCTCGGACTCGAGGACCGCGCGGAGACGCTCGACGTTGTCGACCTCCGGCAGGTCGTTCTCGTCCTTCTCCTCCGAGTGGGCGGGGAACCTGAGGGTCAGGTCGTTGATGGTCGTCACGGTGAGCACGTTCATTCGCATGTGCCTGAGGCTACCTGTGTCCTACCTCACACGCAGAACGCCCCCGCCCCCGGGGCAGGGGGCGAGGGTGTTGAGGCGAGAGGAGTGGACTACTTTTTCTTGGGGCCGGCCTCGGCGTCCGGGTCGGTGACGTCGTCGACGGACTCCACCTCGGCGGCGTCGGCGTCGGCGGTATCGGCCGTGTCGGTAGTGGAGAGATCCTCCACGATCTCGAACTCACCGGCCTCGTCCTCGGCGGCGGTGCGGTGCTTCTCCAGCTGCTCGTCGAGGGCGGAGAGCAGCTCCTCGTCGCGCTCCTCCGGGACGCCCTCCTCGGGGGTCTCGGTGGAGTAGACCAGCTTCGACTCGGCCGGGGCCTCGCCGCCGGAGAAGTCCTCCACACGCGGCGGGGTGTCGCCCGGGGCGTCCTCGCGGCGGGTGAACCAGTAGACGGCGCCGCCGATCGCGGAGACGAGCAGCGCGGCGAGGCCGACCATCGTCCAGTTGCGGCGGCACTGCGCCTTGCGGGCGCGCTTCCTGGCCGGGGTGTTGTCGGCGACCTTGGCCAGGCGGGCCTTGGCGGCGTCGAGACGCAGGTGGGCCGCCTGGGTGACGTTGCCTGCCTCACGGCGGCCCTCGTCGATGAGCGACTCGCCGCGGGCCCGCAGCTCGTCGAGGTCGACGCGGTTGGCGGCGTCGGAAAGCAGGTCGTAGGCCTCGCGGACCTTCTGCTCGTTGTACTCCTTCACGCGGCCGCGGACGGCGGTGAATGCGTCCAGCATCATCTTGATCGTTGCGGGGTTCACGGTGTGCTCCTTGTTCAGTGGGTCATTCTCCCTCCCAGACTAGCGGCGAAGCCTCGATCAGGGCGGGTTTCCGGATGTGTGGAACCTGGGGAAATGAAACTGAACCGCTTGGTCCATTTTTGTCCGAAAATCGGCCCTCGGGGGTGAATTATATTCATGCTAGGGTGGGGTTATCGCCGCAGGTCACGCGGCAAACCGGAAATAGCACCTTTAGGAAAATTACCCGCCGCAAACCGTTGGCTTGCTACATTCACAGCCACTTGCCCAACGGGATGTCTGAAGGAGGAAAACACATGAACGCAAACGCGCCGCAGTACAGCGCCAAGCGTCGATTCTCCGCCTCCGCCCCGTTGGACACCTTCGATCCCGAGGAATGGCGCCAGGCCCCCGTGCCGGAGCGCACCTCCCTCTCCTTCGAGGTCATGCCCCCGCGCCACGACGCGGACGAGGCCAAGATCGACGAACTGCTGGACACGCTGCAGTCCTACAACCCGGACTACATCTCCGTCACCAGCTCCCGGAACTCCGGCTGGCTCGAGGGCACCGCGAAGTTCATCGCGAAGATCAGCGCCCAGACCCGCATCCCGACGGTCGCCCACCTGGCCTGCACCGCCGGCACCCGCGAGGAGCTCATCGGCTGGATCAACCGGCTCATGGACTCCGGCGTCCGCGGCCTGCTCGCCCTCCGCGGCGACCTCGCAGAAGGACAGACCGGTATGCCTGAGGGTTACCTCAAGCACGCGACCGACCTCATCAACCTCATCCAGGAGATCGAGGAGGAGCAGGTCGCCCGCTTCGGCGCCGGCCGCCTCGCCATCGGCGTCGCCGCCTACCCCAGCGGCCACGAGGAGTCGACCAGCCGCGACGAGGACATCGACGTCCTCCTGGCCAAGCAGCGCCTGGGCGCCGACTTCGCCATCACCCAGCTCTTCTTCGACGCCGAGGACTACCTCCGCTTCCTGGAGCGCGCCCGCCTGGCAGGCGTCCGCATCCCGCTCATCCCCGGCATCATGCCGATGACGAGCGTCGCGAGACTACGTCGAATGGGACAGCTCTCCGGCCTTACCGTCCCCGACCGGCTGATCAGCCGACTGGAGGCGGCAGGCCCGGAGAGCGAGTACCAGACGGGCCTCGACCTCACGGCCGAGCTCGCGCAGACCATCCTGGACGCCGGTGCCGGGGGGATGCACGTGTACACGTTCAACCGGCCGGACACCACCACCGAACTGCTGGACCGCATCGGCATCACCCCCGACCCTCGGGTTAGGGAGTGAGGCGGGAGACCGCCGCCGCTGCATCTCATGTTGATAGCGACCTGCTGCACGCACCGGGAGCCCCCGAAGCAGACCAGGTTGTACACCCAAGATTTTCCGAAAGGCCTCCCTTTTCATGTCTTCCACCGCTTTCCCCACCTTCACCATCGAGGGCTACCCGCGCGTCGGCGCCAACCGCGAGCTCAAGAAGGCCCTCGAGTCCTTCTGGGCCGGCCGCATCGACGAGGAGACCTTCATCTCCTCCGCGCACTCCATCCGCCTGGAGAACTACGCCCGTCTGCGTGACCTCGGCCTGGACCAGGACTACGCCATCCCGGCCGACGTCGCCCTCTACGACCAGGTGCTCGAGACCGGCGTCACCGTCGGCCTGATCGGTGGCGACGCCGCCGAGGTCGACCTCACCGAGTACTTCGCCCTGGCCCGCGGCACCGCCGAGCGTTCCCCGCTCGAGATGACCAAGTGGTTCGACACCAACTACCACTACCTCGTCCCGGAGGTCGCCGAGGACACCGTCATCACCCCGCGCCCGCAGCGCATCCTCGACATCGTCGCCGAGGCCAAGGAGGCCGGCCACACCGTCCGTCCGTTCCTGGTCGGCCCGGTCACCCTGCTGGCCAAGTCCAAGGCCGCCGAGAACGCCGGCGAGGGCTTCAACCCGCTGTCCCGCCTCGAGGACCTCACCGCCGCCTACGCCCAGGTCCTCGCCGCCCTCAAGGAGGCCGGCGTGGAGTGGGTCCAGCTCGCCGAGCCGGCCCTGGTCGCCGACCTGACCATCCGTTCCGACGCCGACCTGGCCGCCGACGCGAAGGCCACCTACGAGGCGCTCCTCGGCTCCGAGGACCGCCCGCAGGTCCTCATCACCACCCCCTACGGTGCCCTGCGCAACGGCCTCGACGCCCTCGTCGCCGCCAAGCCGGAGGCCCTGCAGGTCGACCTCGCACCGGTCACCCTCGCCAACGAGGAGGGCTACGTCGAGCGCGTCGCCAAGGCAGTCGCCGGCACCGGCATCACCCTGGCCGCCGGCGTCATCGACGGCCGCAACATCTGGGCCGCCGACCTGCGCGAGCGCCTCTCCGTCCTGGAGGAGCTGAAGAAGGGCGGCGTCGAGAAGATCGCCGTCACCTCCTCCGTCTCCCTGCAGCACGTCCCGCACACCGTCTCCGTGGAGAAGAACCTCCCGGTCGACGTCGCCGGCTGGCTCTCCTTCGCCGACGAGAAGATCGGCGAGGCACAGGCCCTGGCCACCGCACTCGAGGGCGGCTCCGTCGCCGCCGCAGACGCCTTCGCCCGCTCCGACCGCGCCGTGCGCACCCGTCGTGAGTCCGCCCGCACCCACAACCAGGCCGTCCAGGACCGCGTCGCCGCTCTGCCGGACGGCCAGGTCGCACGCGAGCCGGAGTTCGAGGGCCGCGTCGAGGCACAGAAGGTGCTCAACCTGCCGAAGCTGCCGACCACCACGATCGGCTCCTTCCCGCAGACCACCGAGATCCGCAAGGCACGCGCCGACCACCGCTCCGGCGCCCTCACCGACGAGCAGTACACCGACGCCCTCAAGGACGAGGTCAAGTCCGTCATCGAGCTGCAGGAGCGCCTCGGCATCGACGTCCTCGTCCACGGCGAGCCCGAGCGCAACGACATGGTCCAGTACTTCGCCGAGCTTCTCGACGGCTTCGTGACCACCGAGCACGGCTGGGTCCAGTCCTACGGCTCCCGCTGCACCCGCCCGTCCATCGTCGTCGGCGACGTCTCCCGCCCGAAGGCCATGACCGTCGAGTGGGCCAAGTACGCCCAGTCCCTCTCCGACAAGCACGTCAAGGGCATGCTGACCGGCCCGGTCACCATCCTCGCGTGGTCCTTCACCCGTGACGACGTTCCGAAGTCCGTCTCCGCCGACCAGATCGGCGTCGCCCTCGCCGACGAGGTCGCCGACCTCGAGGCCGCCGGCATCAACGTCATCCAGATCGACGAGCCGGCCCTGCGCGAGCTGCTGCCGCTGCGTGAGGAGGACCGCCCGGCATACCTGGACTGGGCCGTCCGCTCCTTCCGCCTCGTCTCCCTGGACGCGAAGCCGACCACCCAGATCCACACCCACCTCTGCTACTCGGAGTTCGGGCAGATCATCGACGCCGTCGCCGCCCTCGACGCCGACGTCACCTCCATCGAGGCCGCCCGCTCCCGCATGGAGCTGCTGGGTGACCTGGACGAGTCCTTCCACTCCGAGATCGGCCCGGGCATCTGGGACATCCACTCCCCGCGCGTCCCGGACGTCGCCGAGCTCACCGAGCTGATCAAGGCCGCCCTGGTCAACGTCCCGACCGAGCGCCTCTGGGTCAACCCGGACTGCGGTCTGAAGACCCGCGGCTACGCCGAGACCGAGGCGTCCCTGCGCAACATGGTCCTCGCCCGCGACCTCGTGGTCGAGTCCCTGTAACACCTGCGTAGCAACTACGTTGCGGGCCCGGTTCCACTTCGGTGGGGCCGGGCCCCTCGTGATTCCGGGGGCGGCTAGCGCTCGTCGATGACCTCCGCGAAGGCGGCCACCTTCCGGCGGAGATCCTCGATGAGGGCGTCCCCGTCCCTCCGGGACTTCTCCTCCGACGCCGGGTCATCCCAGCCTGTCTCCCAGTGGTGGTGGGACCGCCAGTGGTCGCACCATGCGTAGAGCCGCTGCGTCAGCGACTCGGACAGGCCGTAGTCCCGTGGCGCCATCAGATAGGTGTCCGTGCCGTTCTCCCAGAGCGGGGAGTCGGCGCCCCAGTCCGCGAAGAACCGGATTTTCCTCCGGTAGCGGTGGTCCGGTCGTGCGTTGTCATCATGGCGGGTCATGGCACCAGCCTAGTGGCGTCGGGGACACCGGCGGGAGGCTGTCGCTGACCTCCGGGGAACGGTTTTTCGCTAGACTGTCCCGCATGACCAACAAGACCGCTACCGCGACGCTGCACACCAACCGTGGTGACATCGTCATCGAGCTCTTCGGCAACCACGCACCGGCCACCGTGGCCAACTTCGTCGGCCTGGCCGACGGCTCCAAGGAGTACTCCACCGAGAACGCCTCCGGCGAGAAGTCCGGCCCGTTCTACGACGGCGCCGTGTTCCACCGCGTCATCGACGGCTTCATGATCCAGGGCGGCGACCCGACCGGCACCGGCCGTGGCGGCCCGGGCTACATGTTCGCCGACGAGTTCCACCCGGAGCTCCGCTTCGATCGTCCGTACCTGCTCGCCATGGCCAACGCCGGCCCGGGCACCAACGGCTCCCAGTTCTTCATCACCGTGGGCCCGACCCCGCACCTGAACAACCGCCACACCATCTTCGGTGAGGTCGTCGACGCGGAGTCCCAGAAGGTCGTCGACGCGATCGCCTCCACCCCCACCGACCGCATGGACCGCCCGGTGGACCCGGTCATGATCGAGTCCGTCACCATCGCCTAAGTCTCTGCTCCACCCCGGCCCGCGCCGTCGCTTGTCGACGCCCGCGGGCCTTCCTCATTCCAGGAGTCCTCACCATGCTCACCCTGCGCCGTTGGTGGGAGCAGGCCCCCGCCACCACGCTCTTCACCGCCCTGGCCGTCGTGGTGTACATCATCACCGCCGTGCAGTCGCGGTCACTGATGAACAACCTCTCCGCCTCCTCCCTGGGCGACGCCTGGCTCCTCTACGGCCCGGAGGTCTCCACCGGGGGCCTCGACCGTCTGCGGGCCCTCGGGGCGGCCTTCCTCCACATCGACCTGGGCCACGTGGCCATCAACGGGTTCCTCCTCATGCTCATCGGCCGGGAGATCGAGCGATTCGCCGGCACGGCCCTCTACACCGCGGCGTTCCTCACGGGGGCGGTGGGCGCGTCGGCGACCGTCCTGTGGATGGACTGGGCCCAACCCACCGCTGGCGCCTCCGGGGCGCTGTTCGCACTCATGATGCTGCTCGTCGGCGTGGCGCGCGTCAGTGGCGGGGATCTGCGCGCCCCGCTGGCGTTCGTCGGCGTCAACGTCATCTACACCTTCCTGGCGCCCTCGGTGTCGCTGTGGGGACACATGGGTGGCCTGCTGACGGGTGGGGCCATGCTGTTCTTCTTCGTGCACCCGGATGTGCGGGTCCGCTGGGCGGGGGTCCTGGCGGTGCTGACGGCGTCGGTGGTCGCCGTGGGGCTTGTGTAACTTGTGATTCGAAAGTTATCCACAGGCTGGGGATAGATCTGTGGAGAATGTGAAGAATCTCTCGTTACACAAGTTCTCCCCAGCCTGTGGATAACTATGTGGACAGTTTTCCCCACCTGCGCAAATGTTCGAATCTTCAGGTGAATCGCGTGCTCCCGGGCCTGTGGATCGATGTGTATGGTGTGATTTTCGAGTAATCACACCCGTGTAACTATCCACAGTGTGGATAACTGCTGTGGATGAATTTACCTCCCGTTCACCGGTGGATAACCCGGTGGAATCCCGGCGGTCCCTGTGGACAACTGGGGATAACCGGCCGTTCTGTGCACAACAACCACAACCGTCACGCCCGTCCCCGGGGTGGTCGTTTCGCAGGTTTCACAGCGTCGAGCTCACATCGTCGAGACGAGTCCGCCACGGGGCCGCACGGTCGAGAGGACATGTGCTCCCGACCATCTCGTCTCGAACTTGCTGAAAGGCGGCGGGCATGAAAAAGCCCCGACCGCCGCACAAGGGGCAGTCGGGGCCGCAGACCCGCCAGGCAGACGCAGGGGGCGTTAACGCCAGCCCATCGTCATGAGGAGACCGATGACGAACAGTCCGAAACCGATGCCGTAGTTCCAGGCGCCCAGCTCGACCATGAAGCCGATCTGGTGGCCGGCGAGGTAGTTGACGATCAGCCAGCCCAGGCCCGCCAGCATGAAGCCGAACATGATGGCCTTGTACCAGACCGGGGTACCGCCGGTGTTGATCTTGACCGGGGTGCGGTTGGCGCTGGAGGTGGTGGCGGGGATGGTGTTCTTGGTGATCTTTGCCTTGGGCATTGTCACGGGCCTTTCAGGTGTGGGTACCGGCGGTTCAGTGGGTCTAAGAGTAGCAGCGGGGGGTCAGCGGCGGCCGAGTAGTCCGTCGAGCGGACCGCCGGGTGTCTCGGCGGGGTCGGCCTGGGACTCGGGGAGGAAGACGCCGACGTCGAACCTCCAGAGGCGCAGGGTGACCACGCTGTCCTTGCGGATCTGCCCACCGCCCAGGGGTTCGGTGGCGGCGACGAGGCCGGCGTCGACAAGCGCGCCGGTGGCGACGGGTTCGCCGACGCGGACCGCGCCGGTGTGGCCGGCCTCGCGGAGGACCTCGCGGGCGCGGGTCTCGTTGAGGCGGGTGACGTCGGGCAGGGTCATGAGCATGCCGTTGGACACCTCCAGCAGGACGGTGTCGCCGCGGCGGGCCTGGGCGCCCTCGTTGTCCACGCGGAGGACGCGGCCCTCGGGTTCGGCGGAGTCGACGACGGTGACCTGCGGGACGAAACCGAGGCTGCTCAGCGTCGCCTCGGCCTGTTCGACCTGCATGCCGGACAGGACGGGGATGCGGACGAGGGCGGGGCCGGTGGAGACGGTGATGGTCACGCGGGAGCCCTTGGAGATCTGCGCGCCGGCCGGCGGGTTCTGCTCCATGATGCGGCCGGCGGTGACGGTCTCGGAGGTGTCCTCGTTGACCTGCTGCTCGAGGAGGAGCTCCACCTCGGCGAGGGCGTCGGCGGCCTCCTGCGGGGTCATGCCGGTGACGTCAGGGACGTCGGTGATCTCGCGGCCGCTGGAGACGGTCATCGTCACCGAGGTGCCCTTCTGCAGCTGTGAGCCGGCGGTCGGGTTGGTGCGGATGACGGTGCCGCGGGGGACGTCGGGGGAGGGTTCCTCGTTGACGTCGACACGCAGTTCGAGGGCCTCGAGGCGGGCCGTCGCGTCCTGGCGGGGCAGGCCGGTGACGTCCGGGACGGACACCATCTGCCGGGCGGCGTTGTCCTCGGGGCCGCGCAGCGTGTCCCACACGAAGACGCCGCCGAGGCCGAGCGACAGGGCGGCCAGCAGGGCGGTGAGCCACACCATCCAACGGTTGCTTCTCGACGCCCCCTCCTCCGGCACCCGCGCCGTCACGGTGGTGGGGGAGTCGTCCGCCGGGGGCTGGTCCTCGGCGATGTAGTGGCGGGCGGCGTCGGTGACGGCGTTGCGGGCCAGTTTGCGCAGGTCATCGCGCATGGCGGCGGCCGTCTGGTAGCGGTCCGCCGGGTGCTTGGCCATGGCGGTGAGCACCACGGCATCGACGTTGACGGCGGCGGTGGGGGAGAGGGCGTCGATAAGCGAGGACGGTGCCTCCGGGTCCTCCTGCACATGCTGGTACGCGACGGCGAAGGGCGTCTCGCCCTCGAAGGGCGGACGGCCGGTGACCGTCTCGTAGAGGACGCAGCCGAGGGCGTAGACGTCGGAGCGGGCGTCGGCGGCCTTGCCGCGGGCCTGCTCCGGGGAGAGGTACTGCGCGGTGCCGATGACGGCGGAGGTCTGCGTCATCGCGGACGTCGAGTCGTCGAGTGCGCGGGCGATGCCGAAGTCCATCACCTTCACCTCGCCGGTGTTGGTGATCATGATGTTCGCCGGCTTGACGTCGCGGTGGATGATGCCCGCGTCGTGGCTGGCCTGCAGGGCCTCCGCCACGGGGACGAGCAGCTCCGCGGCGCGGGACGGGCTGAGCGGCCCCTCCTCGCGGACGATGTCCCGCAGCGTCCGGCCGTGGACCCGCTCCATGACGATGTACGGCACGGTCACGCCGTCGATGGTGGTCTCACCCGTGTCGAAGACCGCCACGATCGTCGGGTGGTTGAGCCGCCCGGAGTTCTGCGCCTCACGGCGGAAACGCTCCCGGAAGTTGACGTCACGGGCCAGCTCGAGACGCAGCCGCTTCACGGCGACGTCCCGGCCCAGCAGCGTGTCCTCGGCGGCGAACACCTCGGACATGCCTCCGGTGCCGATCACCTCGGCCAGCTGGTAGCGGTCACCGAGCAGCGTCATCAGTTACCTCCGTTGATCAGATTCCCCAGCGTATCCGGAAGTGGGTCGGGATCGCCGGGGGTTCCGTCACCGGGGTCGACCGGGGGCGCGGTGGTCACCGGCGGCGGGGTCGGCTGTCCGGTCGGCTGCGTCGTCGGTTCCGGGGTCGGCTGCGTCGTCGATTCCGGGGTCGGCTCCGGCTCGGGGCTGGGGGACTCCTCGGTGGGGGTGACGAACTCGGTGGTGGTCTCCGGGGCGCGGGTCGTCGGCGGGGGTGTCGTCACCTGCTCCGGTTCCGGCGAGGGCGTGACCCACTCGGTGACGATCTCCTGCGTGGTCGTCGGGGTCGTGCTCGGCTCGTCGCCGCCGGCGCCCTCGAAGAGCCCCGCCTGCCAGGCGAGGTACATGCCGCCGCCGAGCAGCGCCGCGATGAGCACCGCGAGGAGCAGGCCGGTGCCGAA of the Corynebacterium humireducens NBRC 106098 = DSM 45392 genome contains:
- the pknB gene encoding Stk1 family PASTA domain-containing Ser/Thr kinase yields the protein MTLLGDRYQLAEVIGTGGMSEVFAAEDTLLGRDVAVKRLRLELARDVNFRERFRREAQNSGRLNHPTIVAVFDTGETTIDGVTVPYIVMERVHGRTLRDIVREEGPLSPSRAAELLVPVAEALQASHDAGIIHRDVKPANIMITNTGEVKVMDFGIARALDDSTSAMTQTSAVIGTAQYLSPEQARGKAADARSDVYALGCVLYETVTGRPPFEGETPFAVAYQHVQEDPEAPSSLIDALSPTAAVNVDAVVLTAMAKHPADRYQTAAAMRDDLRKLARNAVTDAARHYIAEDQPPADDSPTTVTARVPEEGASRSNRWMVWLTALLAALSLGLGGVFVWDTLRGPEDNAARQMVSVPDVTGLPRQDATARLEALELRVDVNEEPSPDVPRGTVIRTNPTAGSQLQKGTSVTMTVSSGREITDVPDVTGMTPQEAADALAEVELLLEQQVNEDTSETVTAGRIMEQNPPAGAQISKGSRVTITVSTGPALVRIPVLSGMQVEQAEATLSSLGFVPQVTVVDSAEPEGRVLRVDNEGAQARRGDTVLLEVSNGMLMTLPDVTRLNETRAREVLREAGHTGAVRVGEPVATGALVDAGLVAATEPLGGGQIRKDSVVTLRLWRFDVGVFLPESQADPAETPGGPLDGLLGRR